In the genome of Paenibacillus pabuli, one region contains:
- a CDS encoding response regulator transcription factor, with protein sequence MKRITILIADDEVEIADLVALHLQKEGYHIIKAFDGKAAVQAVQTQTIDLAILDIMMPGMDGYEVTRKIREQYHLPIIFLSAKTSDMDKITGLVMGADDYMTKPFNPMELVARVNSQLRRSLQFSQSVPIQRSILEKGGLIISPDQHSVTLYGKPIELTPKEFDILYLLASHPKQVFSAESLFEQVWGEAYYESGNTVMVHIRTLRKKLGEDVGKNKFIKTIWGVGYTFNE encoded by the coding sequence ATGAAGCGTATTACGATTTTGATCGCAGATGATGAAGTTGAGATCGCTGATCTGGTTGCATTGCACTTGCAAAAAGAAGGATATCACATCATCAAGGCATTCGATGGGAAGGCGGCGGTTCAAGCCGTTCAGACACAAACGATCGATTTGGCTATTTTGGATATTATGATGCCTGGTATGGATGGATATGAGGTAACCCGCAAAATTCGGGAGCAGTATCACCTGCCTATCATTTTTCTGAGTGCCAAAACCTCGGATATGGATAAAATCACCGGACTTGTGATGGGTGCAGACGATTACATGACCAAGCCATTCAACCCGATGGAACTGGTCGCCCGGGTCAATTCCCAACTGCGCCGTTCCCTTCAATTCAGCCAGTCTGTACCGATTCAGCGCTCCATTTTGGAGAAAGGCGGCCTCATTATCTCGCCAGATCAGCATAGCGTCACCCTTTATGGCAAGCCCATAGAATTAACACCGAAGGAGTTTGACATCCTGTATCTGCTCGCAAGTCATCCCAAACAAGTGTTCAGTGCAGAGAGCCTCTTTGAACAGGTGTGGGGTGAGGCTTATTATGAGAGCGGCAATACCGTGATGGTTCATATTCGGACCCTGCGCAAGAAGCTGGGGGAAGACGTAGGCAAGAACAAGTTTATCAAAACGATCTGGGGTGTGGGGTACACATTCAATGAATAA
- the acnA gene encoding aconitate hydratase AcnA — protein sequence MSAKNHFSAARSLEVGGKSYRYYSLDALQEGGYGDLSKLPFSIKVLLEAAIRQFDGRAITEEHVKQLTGWAEGRDNNKEIPFIPARIVLQDFTGVPVVVDLAAMRDTVKKAGGDPKQINPLVPVDLVIDHSVMVDAFGTNDALDYNIKVEFERNEERYRFLRWAQTAFNNFRAVPPSTGIVHQVNLEYLASVAATKTVDGETVVFPDSLVGTDSHTTMINGLGVVGWGVGGIEAEAGMLGQPLYFVTPDVIGFKLTGSLSEGATATDLALTVTQMLRKKGVVGKFVEFYGPGLANISLADRATVANMAPEYGATIGFFPVDSETLNYMRSTGRSDEQVDLVEAYYKAQGMFRTSSTVDPEFTDVIELDLASVVPSLAGPKRPQDRIELTQMKESFNSIIRTPVDKGGYGLSDEKIEETVPVKHPDGSTSELKAGAVVIAAITSCTNTSNPSVMLGAGLLAKKAVERGLTKPGYVKSSLTPGSLVVTEYLEKSGLNVYLDQLGFNVAGYGCATCIGNSGPLPDEVSEAIAENDMTVAAVLSGNRNFEGRVHAQVKANYLASPPLVVAYALAGTVNIDFATDPIGYDTNNEPVFLKDLWPSSEEIKDAIASSLNAQMFRNKYENVFTANERWNNIPVPEGELYEWDPNSTYIQNPPFFQNLGDKLTDIADIRSARVMALLGDSVTTDHISPAGNIATTSPAGLYLKEHGVERKDFNSYGSRRGNHEVMMRGTFANIRIRNQVAPGTEGGITKYLPTDEEMSIYDASMKYQDEGQNLIVIAGKEYGTGSSRDWAAKGTFLLGVKAVIAESFERIHRSNLVGMGVMPLQFQEGHGWSSLGLNGRETYDITGLSNDVKPGQELTVTVTREDGTKFDFPVIARLDSMVDVDYYHNGGILQTVLRQMMKKS from the coding sequence ATGTCAGCCAAGAATCATTTCTCCGCGGCCCGCAGTCTTGAGGTCGGAGGCAAGTCTTATCGCTACTACAGTTTAGATGCTCTTCAGGAAGGCGGCTACGGCGACCTTTCCAAGCTTCCTTTCTCCATTAAAGTGCTGCTCGAAGCAGCTATTCGTCAATTCGACGGACGTGCGATTACCGAAGAACATGTAAAACAACTGACCGGCTGGGCAGAAGGCCGTGACAATAACAAGGAAATTCCATTTATCCCTGCACGTATCGTTCTGCAGGATTTCACCGGTGTACCCGTTGTCGTTGACCTTGCAGCAATGCGCGATACCGTGAAAAAAGCAGGCGGCGATCCAAAACAGATCAACCCACTCGTACCCGTCGATCTCGTTATCGACCACTCCGTTATGGTTGATGCGTTCGGAACGAACGATGCTCTGGACTACAACATCAAGGTTGAGTTCGAGCGTAATGAAGAGCGTTACCGCTTCTTGCGTTGGGCGCAAACGGCTTTCAATAACTTCCGTGCAGTTCCACCATCCACAGGGATCGTTCACCAGGTTAACCTGGAGTATCTGGCTTCCGTGGCTGCAACCAAAACAGTTGACGGCGAAACCGTTGTATTCCCGGATTCCCTCGTAGGAACGGACTCCCACACCACCATGATCAACGGACTCGGCGTTGTTGGTTGGGGTGTTGGCGGAATTGAGGCCGAAGCAGGAATGCTTGGTCAACCACTGTACTTTGTAACACCTGACGTTATCGGTTTCAAATTGACAGGCAGCCTGAGCGAAGGCGCAACAGCTACGGATCTGGCACTCACTGTCACTCAAATGCTTCGTAAAAAAGGCGTAGTCGGTAAATTCGTCGAGTTCTACGGTCCAGGCCTGGCCAATATCAGCCTTGCTGACCGTGCGACCGTTGCCAACATGGCACCGGAATACGGCGCTACGATTGGTTTCTTCCCTGTCGATAGCGAAACACTGAACTACATGCGCAGTACAGGACGTTCCGACGAGCAAGTGGATCTGGTTGAAGCTTATTACAAAGCACAAGGCATGTTCCGGACTTCCAGCACGGTTGACCCAGAATTCACAGATGTAATCGAACTGGATCTTGCTTCCGTGGTACCGAGTCTTGCAGGTCCTAAGCGTCCACAGGATCGCATCGAACTGACGCAAATGAAAGAAAGCTTCAACAGCATCATTCGTACTCCGGTCGATAAAGGCGGATACGGACTGAGCGATGAGAAGATTGAAGAAACAGTGCCTGTGAAGCACCCTGACGGTTCTACAAGCGAACTGAAAGCAGGCGCGGTTGTTATTGCAGCCATCACAAGCTGCACCAACACATCCAACCCAAGCGTTATGCTCGGAGCAGGTCTTCTTGCGAAAAAAGCGGTTGAGCGCGGTCTGACCAAACCAGGCTACGTGAAAAGCAGCTTGACTCCAGGTTCCCTCGTGGTTACCGAGTATCTCGAAAAATCAGGCCTGAACGTTTACCTCGACCAGCTCGGATTTAACGTTGCCGGTTATGGCTGTGCAACTTGTATCGGTAACTCCGGTCCACTGCCAGACGAAGTAAGCGAAGCGATTGCCGAAAACGATATGACTGTAGCGGCTGTATTGTCCGGTAACCGTAACTTTGAAGGCCGTGTGCATGCTCAGGTAAAAGCCAACTATCTGGCTTCTCCGCCACTCGTTGTGGCGTATGCTCTCGCGGGAACGGTCAATATTGATTTTGCAACCGATCCAATCGGTTATGATACCAATAACGAGCCTGTCTTCCTGAAAGACCTCTGGCCTAGCTCCGAGGAAATCAAGGATGCCATTGCAAGCTCATTGAATGCTCAGATGTTCCGCAACAAATACGAGAACGTATTTACAGCCAATGAGCGCTGGAATAACATTCCTGTACCGGAAGGCGAACTGTATGAGTGGGATCCTAACTCCACGTACATTCAGAACCCGCCGTTCTTCCAAAACCTTGGCGATAAGCTGACTGATATTGCAGACATCCGCTCTGCACGTGTTATGGCCTTGCTTGGTGACTCCGTAACAACGGACCACATCTCTCCAGCGGGTAACATTGCTACAACCAGTCCAGCCGGATTGTACCTGAAAGAGCATGGCGTTGAGCGCAAAGACTTCAACTCTTATGGCTCCCGTCGTGGTAATCATGAAGTTATGATGCGTGGTACGTTTGCCAACATTCGTATTCGTAACCAAGTGGCTCCAGGTACTGAGGGTGGTATTACGAAATACCTGCCAACAGACGAAGAGATGTCCATCTACGATGCTTCCATGAAGTATCAGGATGAAGGTCAGAACCTGATCGTTATTGCAGGTAAAGAGTATGGTACAGGCAGCTCCCGTGACTGGGCGGCAAAAGGAACATTCCTGCTCGGCGTCAAAGCCGTTATCGCAGAAAGCTTCGAGCGTATTCACCGCAGTAACCTGGTGGGCATGGGCGTAATGCCGTTGCAATTCCAGGAAGGTCATGGCTGGTCCAGCCTCGGTCTGAACGGTCGTGAAACGTATGACATCACAGGTCTGAGCAATGATGTGAAACCAGGACAAGAACTGACCGTTACTGTAACTCGTGAGGACGGCACCAAGTTCGACTTCCCTGTTATCGCTCGTCTGGACAGCATGGTTGATGTGGACTACTACCATAACGGTGGTATCCTGCAAACCGTATTGCGTCAAATGATGAAAAAATCTTAA
- a CDS encoding amidase domain-containing protein translates to MPKGDTGLEREWKSALYTYVNQYNRCEIDYRPQTSERIVTDPEFVLERGERMARLDQWYRKRRAVPLRSETSAKLVRTLMDGADESVVDVQLYSRLFYEKNGLTHREDRIERERLTFLRQGGAWTIARVEREVPERRPVGEGRPFQQADFVQAMNRPLLNREVLGQGRRSRQQLYRRDLAVAYADRWWNAGNPAFEEFEVDCTNYVSQCLFAGEAPIHYTGKRESGWWYKGYVNGSEMWSYSWAVSNSLERYLSGSSWGLSATQVDRPEQLMLGDVILYDWDGDGRFQHSTVVTAFDAGGMPLVNAHTVSSRHRFWDYRDSYAWNERTVYRLFHIADEF, encoded by the coding sequence ATGCCAAAGGGGGACACAGGCTTGGAACGCGAATGGAAGAGTGCCTTATATACCTACGTGAACCAGTATAATCGCTGTGAGATCGACTACCGTCCACAGACAAGCGAACGGATTGTCACCGATCCGGAATTTGTGCTGGAACGGGGGGAGCGGATGGCCAGACTGGACCAATGGTACCGCAAGCGGCGGGCCGTGCCTCTTCGCAGTGAGACCAGCGCCAAGCTTGTGCGGACACTTATGGATGGGGCAGATGAATCGGTGGTGGATGTGCAATTGTACAGCAGGCTGTTCTATGAGAAGAACGGTTTGACCCATCGGGAAGACCGGATTGAGCGGGAACGCCTGACCTTTCTTAGGCAAGGTGGAGCTTGGACTATTGCACGTGTGGAACGTGAAGTGCCGGAGCGTCGTCCGGTAGGGGAGGGTCGTCCTTTTCAACAAGCTGATTTTGTACAGGCGATGAACCGACCGCTGCTTAACCGGGAAGTACTGGGACAGGGTAGGAGATCGAGACAGCAGCTGTATCGCAGGGATCTTGCTGTGGCCTACGCGGACCGGTGGTGGAATGCGGGAAACCCGGCATTTGAGGAATTCGAAGTCGACTGCACCAATTATGTGTCCCAATGTCTCTTTGCAGGGGAAGCACCCATCCACTATACTGGTAAAAGAGAATCAGGATGGTGGTACAAAGGCTATGTAAATGGCTCTGAAATGTGGAGTTACAGCTGGGCCGTGTCCAATAGTCTGGAGCGTTATTTATCGGGCAGCAGCTGGGGATTGTCAGCGACTCAAGTGGATCGTCCAGAGCAGTTAATGCTTGGAGATGTAATCCTCTACGATTGGGATGGGGACGGCAGGTTTCAGCACAGTACTGTAGTGACCGCTTTTGATGCTGGAGGTATGCCGCTTGTGAACGCACATACGGTCAGCAGCCGCCACCGTTTTTGGGATTACCGGGATTCTTACGCCTGGAACGAGCGGACGGTGTACCGGCTTTTTCATATTGCTGATGAATTTTGA
- a CDS encoding helix-turn-helix transcriptional regulator gives MKLDRLLAIVVLLINRGRVQAKDLADTFEVSIRTIYRDIDTLGQAGIPVVTYQGASGGIGLAEGYRLDRNVLTDKDLASIVTALRSVSTSHTNVARELLMEKLSSIVPESKNEDFQANTSRFIVDYSMWTHPEALQIKLQLIEQGMDQLRPISFTYCSAEGTQTHRTTDPHTLVLKKHSWYLYAFCHERNEFRMFKLVRMRDVTLAQGSFERKPINLQDRPWQQEWATPDNKVALSLRFHARIRHIAEEWFGIENVVSDGEGYYISQVAFPEDNWLYGFILGFGADVEVLEPLHIREEIRRIAEQIVQNYKARL, from the coding sequence ATGAAACTCGACCGTTTATTAGCCATCGTTGTGCTGCTGATCAATCGTGGCCGGGTGCAGGCCAAGGATTTGGCAGATACGTTTGAGGTATCCATCCGCACCATCTACCGGGACATAGACACGCTGGGTCAGGCGGGTATTCCTGTCGTCACCTATCAGGGTGCAAGCGGGGGGATTGGCCTTGCAGAGGGCTACAGGCTTGACCGAAATGTCCTGACTGACAAGGATCTGGCTTCTATTGTCACTGCGTTACGAAGTGTATCCACCTCCCATACAAATGTGGCACGGGAACTGTTGATGGAGAAACTCAGCAGTATCGTGCCTGAATCCAAAAATGAGGATTTTCAGGCCAATACCAGCCGCTTTATTGTGGATTATTCGATGTGGACGCATCCTGAAGCGCTGCAAATCAAGCTTCAGCTCATTGAACAGGGCATGGATCAGCTGCGCCCCATCTCATTTACCTATTGCAGTGCAGAAGGTACTCAGACCCATAGAACAACGGATCCGCATACTCTCGTGCTCAAAAAGCATTCCTGGTACCTCTATGCGTTCTGTCACGAGCGCAACGAGTTCCGTATGTTCAAGCTGGTTCGCATGAGAGACGTTACCCTCGCCCAAGGGAGCTTCGAACGCAAGCCCATTAACCTGCAGGACAGGCCCTGGCAGCAGGAATGGGCAACTCCGGATAATAAAGTGGCCCTAAGCCTGAGATTCCATGCTCGTATCCGTCACATCGCAGAGGAATGGTTTGGCATAGAGAACGTCGTTTCGGATGGCGAGGGGTATTATATTAGCCAGGTCGCATTTCCCGAAGATAACTGGCTGTACGGGTTCATTCTTGGATTTGGCGCAGATGTCGAAGTGCTGGAGCCTCTGCATATTCGAGAAGAGATTCGTAGAATTGCTGAACAAATTGTACAAAATTATAAGGCTCGCCTCTAA
- a CDS encoding M15 family metallopeptidase produces the protein MKKWGFLICIIVLGYIFSKSPALFEQKEEANLQIQDTTESRAGYTKTINVDMKNQIHKGNLLLVNSEYPVHAEGIRTDIVNLAEQHELVRGYGLLDQKILLSKYVAQAFEKMIEAAAKDDVRYFIISSGYRDFTKQEQLFEEKGSDYALPAGHSEHNLGLSMDIGSTLAAMSEAPEGAWLEKNAWKYGFILRYPKDKVDITGIQYEPWHFRYVGLPHSAIMYHNHLVLEEYLELLQQKKSISAEVGDNLYHVRYYDASKEKSINVPEHGQYEISGDNMNGVVVTVEE, from the coding sequence ATGAAGAAGTGGGGATTTTTGATATGTATCATTGTACTGGGATATATCTTCTCCAAGTCACCTGCACTGTTTGAGCAGAAGGAAGAAGCGAATTTGCAAATTCAGGATACGACTGAAAGTAGGGCGGGATATACCAAAACCATTAACGTGGATATGAAGAATCAAATACATAAAGGGAATCTATTGCTCGTCAATTCGGAGTATCCAGTACATGCAGAGGGAATCAGAACCGATATTGTGAATTTGGCTGAACAACATGAACTGGTCCGGGGATACGGATTGCTGGATCAGAAGATTTTGTTGTCAAAGTACGTAGCGCAAGCGTTCGAGAAGATGATTGAAGCTGCCGCGAAAGATGACGTAAGGTACTTCATCATTAGCAGTGGCTACCGGGATTTTACGAAACAGGAGCAGCTTTTTGAGGAAAAGGGCTCGGATTATGCACTTCCTGCGGGTCACAGTGAGCATAACCTCGGCTTGTCCATGGATATCGGCTCTACCTTGGCTGCCATGAGTGAAGCACCGGAAGGAGCCTGGCTGGAGAAGAATGCATGGAAATACGGATTCATCTTGCGTTACCCGAAGGATAAAGTGGATATCACCGGCATTCAATACGAACCATGGCATTTTCGATATGTGGGACTGCCGCACAGCGCCATCATGTATCATAATCATTTGGTGCTTGAGGAATATTTGGAGCTGCTGCAACAGAAAAAGAGCATTTCCGCTGAAGTCGGAGACAATCTCTACCATGTGCGTTATTACGATGCATCCAAAGAGAAGAGCATTAACGTACCTGAGCACGGTCAATATGAGATATCTGGAGACAACATGAACGGAGTTGTAGTGACGGTAGAGGAATAA
- a CDS encoding HAMP domain-containing sensor histidine kinase, whose product MNKRRSFRTTMILLLGLSMLASGAITFGVYKLMQYYYTGVRAEDQLAEYRHFMKSIGDIYFFLILFIPLAILFFFWFTKPYVTYFKNISTGIRQLASGDFQHRVQISTKDELGAIAEDINLASLKLREAVERGDFAESSKDQLVVNLAHDLRTPLTSVLGYLDLLMKDDQLTKEQVRHFTAIAFTKSQRLEKLIDDLFEITRMNYGMLPIDKKRLDLSELLRQMSEELYPVFEKNHLVTRLHIDSELTISGDGEVLARVFENLLINAARHGTDGLYVDIYGYRDAGQVIIQIMNYGGHIHPDDLPHIFDMYYTGDRARTPQEGGTGLGLFIAKNIVEQHDGTISAQSDVVRTVFEVRLPALE is encoded by the coding sequence ATGAATAAACGCAGAAGTTTTCGAACGACCATGATTCTGTTGCTTGGATTAAGCATGCTGGCATCTGGCGCGATTACCTTTGGGGTATATAAACTGATGCAATACTATTACACCGGAGTGCGTGCGGAAGATCAGTTAGCTGAATATCGTCACTTTATGAAAAGCATAGGGGATATTTACTTTTTCCTTATCCTGTTCATTCCGCTTGCCATACTGTTTTTTTTCTGGTTTACGAAGCCATATGTGACCTATTTCAAAAATATCTCTACAGGTATTAGGCAGCTCGCGAGTGGCGATTTCCAGCACCGTGTGCAGATTTCGACGAAGGACGAGCTGGGCGCGATTGCAGAGGATATCAATCTGGCGAGTCTGAAATTGAGGGAAGCGGTCGAACGGGGAGATTTCGCGGAGAGCAGCAAGGATCAGCTGGTTGTAAATTTGGCGCATGATTTGCGTACGCCTCTAACGTCAGTATTGGGTTATCTGGATCTGTTGATGAAGGATGATCAGCTGACGAAGGAGCAGGTTAGGCACTTCACAGCGATTGCTTTTACCAAATCTCAGCGTCTGGAGAAACTGATCGACGATTTGTTTGAGATTACACGAATGAACTATGGCATGCTGCCGATTGACAAAAAGAGACTTGATCTTAGTGAACTGCTGAGGCAGATGAGCGAAGAGCTGTACCCTGTTTTTGAAAAGAACCACCTGGTTACCCGACTGCATATCGATTCCGAATTAACCATTTCCGGCGATGGTGAGGTGCTGGCACGCGTGTTTGAGAACCTGTTAATCAATGCGGCGCGTCACGGTACGGATGGTCTTTATGTGGATATTTATGGGTATCGTGATGCAGGACAGGTGATCATTCAGATCATGAACTATGGGGGACATATTCATCCGGATGATCTGCCTCATATTTTCGACATGTACTATACCGGGGATCGAGCGCGTACACCTCAGGAAGGTGGAACAGGTCTGGGACTTTTTATCGCGAAAAATATTGTGGAGCAGCATGATGGGACCATTTCGGCCCAAAGTGATGTAGTACGGACCGTATTTGAAGTTCGGCTGCCTGCATTAGAATGA
- a CDS encoding D-alanine--D-alanine ligase, with protein sequence MSMDKLTLGVVYGGKSGEHEVSLQTAFAVTNAFDYEKYELVPFYISKQGAWKKGSVMHAPFAQIEDLKLEQAAGGTQEALNALFGRLYGGEEAMDVMFPLLHGTFGEDGTIQGMFEMADMPYVGAGVLASAGGMDKVVMKKLFAQAGIDQCAFTYFNATQWKQTEHEMILQVEDQLGYPCFIKPANLGSSVGISKARNRDELKKAVAFALRYDTKVVIEEFVEAREVEVSVLGNDEPMASVPGEIVSSGEYYDYAAKYIDGQSQMLIPAPLDPEAADRIRDAALQAFRAIEGNGISRADFFIRKSDGALLINEVNTMPGFTPYSMYPLLWRETGVSYAELLDRMIELALERYNRKQALNYESGIQS encoded by the coding sequence ATGAGTATGGATAAATTAACATTAGGCGTCGTTTACGGCGGAAAGTCTGGCGAGCATGAGGTGTCGCTGCAAACGGCGTTTGCTGTAACGAACGCATTTGATTATGAGAAGTATGAACTGGTTCCTTTTTATATATCCAAGCAGGGTGCATGGAAAAAAGGATCTGTCATGCACGCGCCATTCGCGCAGATTGAAGATTTGAAGCTGGAGCAAGCGGCGGGCGGAACTCAGGAAGCGCTGAACGCGCTGTTTGGCCGTTTATATGGCGGAGAGGAAGCGATGGACGTCATGTTCCCGCTGCTGCACGGTACGTTTGGTGAGGATGGCACGATTCAAGGAATGTTTGAGATGGCGGATATGCCTTATGTTGGCGCAGGCGTACTCGCATCGGCAGGCGGCATGGACAAAGTGGTCATGAAGAAACTGTTCGCACAGGCCGGAATCGACCAATGTGCCTTTACGTATTTTAACGCTACGCAATGGAAGCAGACCGAACATGAAATGATCCTGCAGGTAGAGGATCAGCTCGGCTATCCTTGCTTCATCAAGCCGGCCAATCTCGGTTCCAGTGTAGGGATTTCGAAGGCGCGTAACCGGGATGAACTGAAGAAAGCCGTAGCGTTCGCTCTCCGTTATGACACGAAGGTGGTCATTGAGGAGTTTGTAGAGGCACGAGAAGTTGAAGTTAGTGTTCTTGGTAATGACGAGCCCATGGCTTCCGTACCAGGAGAAATCGTATCTTCCGGTGAATATTATGATTATGCAGCCAAATACATCGATGGACAGTCTCAGATGCTGATCCCTGCTCCGCTAGACCCAGAAGCCGCAGATCGCATCCGCGATGCCGCCTTGCAGGCATTCCGGGCGATTGAAGGCAATGGTATTTCCCGTGCAGACTTCTTCATTCGCAAATCGGATGGGGCCTTGCTTATTAATGAAGTAAACACCATGCCTGGCTTTACACCATATAGCATGTACCCGCTCTTGTGGCGTGAAACAGGCGTTTCGTATGCCGAACTGCTGGATCGCATGATCGAGCTGGCATTGGAACGCTACAACCGCAAGCAGGCGCTGAACTACGAGAGCGGCATACAGTCATAG
- a CDS encoding zinc ribbon domain-containing protein, whose product MMNVTVCQSCGMPLTTPAQFGTETGGHTTREYCIYCYKEGKFEQPDITLEGMIEMCTAILNQEGMDEESARAMLRNQLPFLKRWNASGSERNVTFGAENSDGSVEFNQGTRDNRLSTEPIRYVTLPGKRLAGVSARTTNAIEMSGKGCIQGLWDSYFTSDHQPAPEAPRYGCYADYTDGINGEYTILVGHEVDPHEALPEGLNSVELPPATYAVFTSRKGPMGEVVSEAWGAVWAWNNQGMRTFTGDFELYDERSLDPENVQVDLYIAVRQEQ is encoded by the coding sequence ATGATGAACGTCACCGTATGCCAGAGCTGCGGAATGCCACTTACTACCCCTGCCCAATTCGGCACAGAAACGGGTGGTCATACAACCCGCGAATACTGTATCTATTGTTATAAAGAAGGCAAGTTCGAGCAGCCCGATATCACCCTGGAGGGCATGATCGAAATGTGCACCGCCATCCTGAACCAGGAAGGGATGGACGAGGAATCAGCAAGAGCGATGCTGCGGAACCAGCTTCCTTTTTTGAAAAGATGGAATGCCTCCGGCTCAGAACGGAACGTGACATTTGGGGCAGAAAATTCGGATGGGTCCGTTGAATTTAATCAAGGAACTCGGGACAATCGTCTTTCCACAGAGCCCATTCGGTACGTCACGCTGCCAGGAAAGCGCCTTGCAGGTGTGTCCGCCAGAACAACCAACGCCATTGAGATGAGTGGCAAAGGCTGCATTCAGGGACTCTGGGACAGCTACTTCACCTCAGATCACCAGCCTGCCCCTGAAGCCCCCCGCTATGGTTGTTACGCTGACTATACGGATGGCATAAATGGAGAATACACCATACTGGTGGGTCATGAGGTTGATCCACATGAAGCGTTGCCTGAAGGATTGAATTCCGTTGAGCTGCCGCCTGCAACTTATGCGGTGTTCACCTCCAGAAAGGGTCCGATGGGCGAAGTTGTGAGTGAAGCCTGGGGTGCGGTATGGGCCTGGAACAATCAGGGGATGCGTACCTTTACCGGGGATTTTGAATTGTATGATGAGCGGAGCCTTGATCCAGAGAACGTTCAGGTGGACCTATATATTGCTGTTCGGCAAGAACAATAA
- a CDS encoding VanZ family protein: MKPKEFNLKILWVTAFIIYLYLLTKLILFKGHTMDWDAVRVQLMTIAQQPDLIHTRTVNLTPFQEISRDWHSLSLHRPGTAIHLLGNVMAFIPLGMFIPVLMGNKLLSGAKVLVLSLLLSLTFEVTQLLTGMGIFDVDDLMLNTFGGMVGYVLYTMLIGMKRMILGGAAHTPKKEYNSNQSRV; this comes from the coding sequence ATGAAACCTAAAGAGTTCAATCTAAAGATCTTATGGGTTACGGCGTTCATCATCTATCTGTATCTGTTGACTAAGCTGATCTTGTTCAAGGGACATACAATGGATTGGGACGCTGTTAGAGTTCAACTCATGACGATTGCGCAGCAGCCGGATCTGATTCATACGCGAACCGTTAACCTGACGCCATTTCAGGAGATTTCAAGAGACTGGCATAGCCTGTCGCTTCACCGTCCGGGTACCGCAATTCACCTACTGGGCAATGTGATGGCCTTTATCCCGCTGGGCATGTTTATTCCCGTTCTTATGGGTAACAAGCTGTTGTCAGGAGCAAAGGTACTTGTACTTTCCTTGCTCTTGAGTTTGACCTTTGAAGTAACACAGCTATTGACGGGCATGGGCATATTCGACGTGGATGATCTTATGCTGAACACCTTTGGTGGAATGGTCGGTTATGTTCTGTATACGATGCTTATAGGCATGAAGCGAATGATTTTGGGAGGAGCGGCACACACCCCGAAAAAAGAGTATAATTCAAATCAGAGTCGCGTGTAA